In Cervus elaphus chromosome 5, mCerEla1.1, whole genome shotgun sequence, the following proteins share a genomic window:
- the SPRY1 gene encoding protein sprouty homolog 1: MDPQNQHGSGSSLVVIQQPALDNRQRLDYEREIQPAAILSLDQIKAIRGSNEYTEGPSVVKRPAPRTAPRQEKHERTHEIIPINVNNNYEHRPTSHLGHAGLSNNTRGPILSRSTSTGSAASSGSNSSASSEQGLLGRSPPTRPIPGHRSERAIRTQPKQLIVDDLKGSLKEDLTQHKFICEQCGKCKCGECTAPRTLPSCLACNRQCLCSAESMVEYGTCMCLVKGIFYHCSNDDEGDSYSDNPCSCSQSQCCSRYLCMGAMSLFLPCLLCYPPAKGCLKLCKGCYDWIHRPGCRCKNSNTVYCKLESCPSRGLGKPS, translated from the coding sequence ATGGATCCCCAAAATCAGCATGGCAGTGGCAGTTCATTAGTTGTGATCCAGCAGCCTGCATTGGATAACCGTCAGAGGCTAGACTATGAGAGAGAGATTCAGCCTGCTGCTATTTTGTCCTTAGACCAGATCAAGGCCATCAGAGGCAGCAATGAATACACAGAAGGGCCATCCGTGGTGAAAAGACCTGCTCCTCGAACCGCACCAAGACAAGAAAAGCATGAGAGGACTCATGAAATCATACCGATTAATGTGAATAACAACTATGAGCATAGACCTACCAGCCACCTGGGACATGCAGGACTCTCAAATAACACCAGAGGCCCCATACTGAGCAGATCAACCAGCACTGGAAGCGCAGCCAGTTCTGGGAGCAACAGCAGTGCCTCTTCTGAGCAGGGGCTGTTAGGAAGGTCCCCGCCAACCAGACCCATCCCTGGTCACAGGTCTGAAAGGGCAATCCGGACCCAGCCCAAGCAACTGATTGTGGATGACTTAAAGGGTTCCTTGAAAGAGGACCTGACGCAGCACAAGTTCATTTGTGAACAGTGTGGGAAGTGCAAGTGTGGGGAATGCACAGCTCCCAGGACCCTGCCGTCCTGTCTGGCCTGTAACCGGCAGTGCCTTTGCTCGGCCGAGAGCATGGTGGAGTACGGAACCTGCATGTGCTTGGTCAAGGGCATCTTCTACCACTGTTCCAATGACGATGAAGGGGATTCCTACTCGGATAATCCTTGCTCCTGTTCACAGTCACAGTGCTGCTCTAGGTACCTGTGTATGGGAGCCATGTCTCTGTTTTTGCCTTGCTTACTTTGTTATCCTCCTGCCAAGGGATGCCTGAAGCTGTGCAAGGGGTGTTATGACTGGATCCATCGCCCAGGGTGCAGATGTAAGAACTCCAACACGGTCTATTGTAAGCTGGAGAGCTGCCCCTCCCGGGGTCTGGGTAAACCATCCTGA